Proteins from a single region of Chryseomicrobium sp. FSL W7-1435:
- a CDS encoding heterodisulfide reductase-related iron-sulfur binding cluster — protein sequence MSPLLIANWVLFIAVTGYAIYLFAYLLKTRYQFIQLGKKVEFEDNVKERLRKIWVYVFGQKKLLKDKKSGTIHVMFFYGFLLVQLGAIDFIWKGLKPDSHLPLGPLYPAFTFFTEIVTLVILVAVVWAFYRRYVEKLTRLKRGWKSGLVLIFIGGLMVSVLIGNGMNLIWHDHTGTWTEPVASAIGAAFSFIGPTAAAVIFYIMWWAHLLFLLTFLVYVPQSKHFHLITGPANVYYHRLDNVGRLRPINFDIEEDEENPEAEEEMPSFGVGRIQDFTQAQMIDFYACVECGRCTNMCPASGTGKMLSPMDLITKLRDHLTFTGAVETQQKPWVPAMAFSGTKGNQLALAAGAEGAIIGDIYSPSLIGDVITEEEIWACTTCRNCEDQCPVMNEHVDKIIDLRRYLVMTEGRMDKDAQRAMTNIEKQGNPWGLNRKEKENWRDARPDIAIPTVKEADKSGEGFEYLFWVGAMGSFDSRSQKIALSFANLMNEAGVKFAILGNKEKNSGDTPRRLGNEFLFQELAQANIKEFEKAGVTKIVTIDPHAYNIFKNEYSDFGWSGEVLHHTEMLYDLVNQGRLKPTHAVNETITFHDSCYLGRYNDVYDPPREILKSIPGVKLVEMERNRESGMCCGAGGGMMWMEEHVGNRVNVARTEQALAVNPSVISSGCPYCLTMLSDGTKAKEVEETVGTYDVAELLELAVFGEMQPPATEEEVEPVLH from the coding sequence TTGAGTCCGTTACTAATCGCAAACTGGGTTCTATTCATCGCTGTAACTGGCTATGCCATTTACTTGTTCGCGTACTTGCTCAAAACCCGTTATCAATTTATTCAACTCGGTAAAAAAGTAGAGTTTGAAGACAACGTAAAAGAGCGTTTGCGCAAGATTTGGGTGTATGTATTTGGACAGAAAAAATTATTGAAGGATAAGAAAAGTGGAACAATCCACGTCATGTTCTTCTACGGATTTTTACTTGTACAACTAGGGGCAATTGATTTTATTTGGAAAGGTTTGAAACCGGATTCACACTTGCCACTAGGGCCTTTGTATCCTGCGTTTACCTTCTTTACTGAAATCGTAACACTCGTTATTTTAGTAGCAGTCGTCTGGGCATTCTATCGCCGCTATGTAGAAAAGTTAACACGCTTAAAACGTGGATGGAAGAGTGGTTTAGTCCTAATCTTTATCGGAGGCCTAATGGTTTCGGTATTGATCGGAAACGGAATGAACTTAATCTGGCACGACCATACGGGGACATGGACAGAGCCAGTAGCCTCAGCAATCGGTGCTGCGTTCAGCTTTATTGGACCAACTGCAGCCGCAGTGATTTTCTATATCATGTGGTGGGCGCATCTACTATTCCTATTAACATTCTTAGTCTATGTACCACAATCCAAGCACTTCCACTTAATCACAGGGCCAGCAAACGTCTATTACCACCGTTTAGACAACGTGGGCCGTCTACGTCCAATCAATTTTGATATAGAAGAAGACGAAGAGAATCCGGAAGCAGAAGAAGAAATGCCATCATTTGGTGTTGGTCGCATCCAAGACTTTACACAGGCACAGATGATTGACTTCTACGCATGTGTAGAGTGTGGTCGCTGTACAAATATGTGTCCAGCTTCGGGAACAGGCAAGATGCTCTCACCAATGGACTTGATCACTAAACTTCGTGATCACCTGACATTTACAGGTGCAGTCGAGACACAACAAAAACCATGGGTACCAGCAATGGCGTTCAGCGGCACAAAAGGCAATCAGCTAGCTTTGGCTGCTGGAGCAGAGGGCGCCATCATCGGCGATATTTACAGCCCTTCACTAATTGGTGATGTAATTACGGAAGAAGAAATCTGGGCTTGTACGACTTGTCGTAACTGTGAAGACCAATGTCCAGTTATGAACGAACACGTTGACAAAATCATCGACCTTCGTCGTTACCTTGTTATGACAGAAGGCCGCATGGACAAGGATGCCCAACGCGCGATGACGAACATCGAAAAGCAAGGAAATCCTTGGGGCTTGAACCGTAAAGAGAAAGAAAACTGGCGCGATGCTCGTCCAGATATCGCTATTCCGACAGTAAAAGAAGCAGACAAATCAGGCGAAGGCTTTGAGTACTTGTTCTGGGTCGGTGCGATGGGCTCGTTTGATAGTCGCTCTCAAAAAATAGCGTTGTCATTTGCGAACTTAATGAATGAAGCGGGCGTTAAATTCGCCATTCTTGGAAATAAAGAAAAGAACTCAGGAGACACACCACGTCGTCTCGGAAATGAATTCTTGTTCCAAGAGCTTGCACAAGCCAACATTAAAGAATTCGAAAAAGCAGGCGTCACGAAGATCGTTACGATTGATCCTCATGCCTACAATATTTTCAAAAATGAATACAGTGATTTCGGCTGGTCTGGAGAAGTTCTTCACCACACAGAAATGCTGTATGACTTAGTGAATCAAGGCCGTTTGAAACCAACTCACGCTGTCAACGAAACAATTACTTTCCATGATTCCTGTTATTTAGGGCGTTACAACGATGTCTATGATCCGCCACGTGAAATTCTAAAATCGATTCCAGGCGTCAAGCTTGTCGAGATGGAACGTAACCGTGAATCAGGTATGTGTTGTGGAGCCGGTGGAGGTATGATGTGGATGGAAGAGCATGTAGGAAATCGTGTGAACGTAGCGCGCACAGAACAAGCGCTTGCCGTGAATCCTTCCGTCATCTCATCTGGATGTCCATACTGCTTAACGATGCTTTCAGATGGTACGAAGGCAAAAGAAGTCGAAGAAACGGTTGGTACGTACGATGTGGCAGAGCTTTTAGAGCTTGCTGTGTTTGGAGAAATGCAACCGCCTGCGACTGAAGAAGAAGTTGAGCCGGTGCTGCACTAA
- a CDS encoding acetyl-CoA C-acetyltransferase, translating into MTKTVILAGARTAFGKFGGALSSLSASDLGGHAIAAALQRANVQPEQVDEVIMGTVLQAGQGQIPSRQAASKAGIPWSVKTETINKVCASGMRSISLGDQLIRLGEEHIIVAGGMESMSNAPYYLPKAREGFRMGNAQVIDGMVYDGLSCAFHPKNVHMGTYGNSTAEKFTISREEQDKWAARSHDLALKAIQAGRFEEEITPIEIPQRKGEPVTVATDEAPRQGTTAEVLANLKPAFGKDGTITAGNAPGVNDGACAVVLASEQKAQELGITPLGYIVGHAEVGVAPEEFPQTPGLVINTLLEKYNKSIDDIDLIEINEAFAAVALVSNQIAGLDADKVNVNGGAVALGHPIGASGARVVYTLAVELQKRGGGLGIAAICSGGGQGDAILVEVPKH; encoded by the coding sequence ATGACAAAAACAGTTATCCTAGCAGGAGCACGTACAGCATTTGGCAAATTCGGTGGAGCACTAAGTTCACTTTCGGCATCAGATCTAGGTGGCCATGCTATTGCGGCAGCACTTCAACGTGCAAACGTTCAACCCGAGCAAGTAGACGAAGTAATTATGGGAACTGTTCTGCAAGCGGGACAAGGTCAGATTCCTTCACGTCAAGCAGCTTCAAAGGCAGGTATTCCATGGAGTGTGAAAACGGAAACGATTAACAAAGTCTGTGCATCTGGTATGCGCAGCATCTCATTAGGTGACCAGCTTATTCGTTTGGGAGAAGAGCACATCATCGTGGCCGGCGGCATGGAGTCCATGTCCAACGCACCGTATTACTTGCCGAAAGCAAGAGAAGGCTTCCGCATGGGAAATGCGCAAGTTATAGATGGTATGGTGTATGACGGTTTATCCTGTGCATTCCATCCAAAAAATGTTCACATGGGTACTTACGGCAACTCAACAGCAGAGAAATTTACAATCAGTCGTGAAGAGCAAGACAAATGGGCAGCGCGCTCACACGACCTTGCATTAAAAGCTATCCAAGCGGGTCGTTTTGAAGAAGAGATTACACCAATTGAGATTCCTCAACGAAAAGGCGAGCCAGTCACTGTTGCTACAGACGAAGCTCCACGACAAGGCACTACGGCAGAAGTACTTGCAAACTTAAAGCCGGCATTCGGAAAAGACGGGACAATCACAGCGGGCAACGCACCAGGTGTCAATGACGGTGCCTGTGCAGTCGTGTTGGCTTCTGAACAAAAAGCACAAGAGCTTGGCATCACACCACTGGGATATATTGTGGGGCATGCTGAAGTTGGAGTGGCACCAGAAGAGTTCCCACAAACACCAGGACTTGTGATCAACACACTTCTTGAAAAATACAACAAATCAATCGATGACATCGACTTGATTGAAATTAATGAAGCTTTTGCAGCGGTTGCACTTGTCAGCAATCAAATTGCAGGGCTAGATGCAGACAAAGTAAACGTCAACGGTGGCGCAGTAGCTCTTGGGCATCCAATCGGGGCATCGGGTGCACGCGTCGTCTACACACTTGCAGTAGAACTTCAAAAACGAGGCGGAGGACTTGGAATCGCAGCGATCTGTTCAGGCGGCGGTCAAGGGGATGCCATTTTAGTAGAAGTACCTAAACACTAA
- a CDS encoding 3-hydroxybutyryl-CoA dehydrogenase, which translates to MAIQKVLVIGAGQMGSGIAQVCAQAGFDVKLNDRAAEFFEHGLAGITKNLARDVEKGRKTEEEKTAILGRITKSLDINDAHDVDIVIEAAVENMEIKQQIFKQLDEITPKHAILATNTSSLPITEIAAATNRPEQVIGMHFMNPVPVMKLVEIIRGLATSNEVYTEIEEMTKKLNKVPVEVTDFPGFVSNRILMPMINEAIYTLYEGVATKEAIDDVMKLGMNHPMGPLQLADFIGLDTCLYIMEILHDGFGDSKYRPCPLLRKYVKAGWLGKKSGRGFYVYE; encoded by the coding sequence ATGGCAATTCAAAAAGTACTCGTCATTGGCGCAGGTCAGATGGGATCAGGAATCGCACAAGTATGTGCACAAGCAGGTTTTGACGTGAAGTTAAATGATCGTGCAGCAGAATTTTTCGAGCATGGCTTAGCAGGGATTACGAAAAACTTGGCTCGTGACGTGGAAAAAGGACGCAAGACAGAAGAAGAAAAAACAGCCATCCTTGGACGCATCACTAAATCTTTAGACATCAACGACGCACATGACGTTGACATCGTGATAGAAGCAGCCGTTGAAAACATGGAGATCAAGCAACAAATCTTCAAACAGTTAGATGAAATCACACCAAAACACGCCATCTTAGCAACCAATACATCCTCTCTTCCGATTACAGAGATTGCAGCTGCTACGAATAGACCAGAGCAAGTGATTGGGATGCATTTTATGAACCCAGTACCTGTGATGAAATTGGTAGAAATCATTCGTGGACTTGCTACTTCAAATGAAGTGTACACAGAAATTGAAGAGATGACGAAAAAATTAAACAAAGTGCCTGTTGAAGTGACCGACTTCCCAGGATTCGTTTCCAACCGTATCTTGATGCCAATGATTAACGAAGCCATCTATACGTTGTATGAAGGGGTAGCTACGAAAGAAGCGATCGATGACGTGATGAAGCTTGGAATGAACCACCCGATGGGACCTCTGCAACTGGCAGACTTTATCGGTCTTGATACTTGTCTCTACATCATGGAAATACTGCACGACGGTTTCGGCGACAGCAAATACCGCCCATGTCCATTACTTCGCAAATATGTGAAGGCGGGCTGGCTCGGCAAGAAATCTGGTCGAGGATTCTACGTCTACGAATAA
- a CDS encoding acyl-CoA dehydrogenase, with translation MELRFTEEQNMMRNMVREFAKEKIAPFVENMEAGEFPRDILKEMGELGLMGITIPEQYGGAEMDFMSYIIAIHELSKVSATVGVILSVHTSVGTNPILYFGTEEQKQKYVPKLASGKYLGAFCLTEPAAGSDAGSLKTRAVKKDDHYVLNGSKVFITNGGEADVYIVFANSDAEKGSRGISAFIVEKDTPGFIVGKDEHKMGLHGSRTVELTFEDMRVPSENLLGNEGEGFKIAMANLDVGRIGIAAQALGIAEAALDEAVAYSKERKQFGKPIVANQGIGFKLADMATAVEASRLLVYNAANLRQLGKPCGQEASMAKLFASKTAVDVAIDAVQVFGGYGYTEEYPVERLFRDSKITEIYEGTSEIQRLVISKHLTN, from the coding sequence ATGGAATTACGATTTACAGAAGAACAAAATATGATGCGTAACATGGTACGCGAATTTGCGAAAGAAAAAATCGCGCCATTTGTTGAAAATATGGAAGCTGGTGAGTTTCCACGTGACATCTTGAAAGAGATGGGCGAACTGGGTCTTATGGGCATCACGATTCCGGAACAATACGGCGGCGCAGAAATGGATTTCATGAGTTACATCATTGCTATCCATGAACTGTCTAAAGTGTCTGCAACAGTTGGTGTCATCTTGTCTGTCCACACTTCTGTTGGAACAAATCCCATTCTTTACTTTGGAACAGAAGAACAAAAACAAAAATACGTACCAAAGCTTGCAAGCGGTAAATACCTAGGAGCGTTCTGTCTAACAGAACCAGCTGCTGGTAGTGACGCGGGCTCATTGAAAACACGTGCTGTGAAAAAAGACGATCACTATGTACTGAACGGCTCGAAAGTGTTCATTACAAATGGTGGAGAGGCAGATGTCTACATCGTATTTGCCAATTCAGATGCTGAAAAAGGCTCTCGTGGAATTTCGGCATTTATTGTGGAAAAAGACACTCCGGGCTTTATCGTAGGAAAAGATGAACACAAAATGGGTCTTCATGGCTCTCGAACAGTCGAGCTAACGTTCGAAGACATGCGTGTTCCTTCAGAAAACTTACTTGGCAATGAAGGCGAAGGCTTTAAAATTGCCATGGCCAACCTGGATGTCGGGCGTATTGGAATTGCGGCACAAGCACTGGGGATTGCAGAAGCAGCACTTGATGAAGCTGTGGCTTATTCAAAAGAGCGCAAACAATTTGGCAAACCGATTGTCGCTAATCAAGGGATCGGCTTCAAGCTTGCTGACATGGCAACAGCGGTCGAAGCTTCTCGTTTACTAGTGTACAATGCGGCGAACTTGCGTCAACTAGGGAAACCATGTGGGCAAGAAGCCTCGATGGCTAAACTCTTTGCTTCTAAAACAGCCGTAGACGTTGCAATCGACGCTGTCCAAGTATTTGGTGGCTATGGCTACACAGAAGAATATCCCGTGGAGCGCTTGTTCCGCGATTCGAAAATTACAGAAATTTACGAAGGGACGTCTGAAATTCAGCGCCTCGTAATTAGCAAACATCTTACAAACTAA
- a CDS encoding acyl-CoA dehydrogenase has translation MNFQLSEEHEMIRKMVRDFAEKEVAPTAAERDENESFDRALFDKMAELGLTGIPWPEEYGGIGSDYLAYVIAVEELSRVCASTGVTLSAHTSLAGWPVFKFGTEEQKQKFLRPMAEGSQIGAYCLTEPNSGSDAGGMKTTAKLDGDDYVINGSKIFITNGGIADIYIVFAVTDPESKHKGTSAFIVEASTPGFSVGKKEKKLGIRSSPTTEVIFDNCRVPKENLLGEEGQGFIIAMKTLDGGRNGIAAQAVGIAQGALDASVNYAKERVQFGKPISANQGISFKLADMATATEASRLLTYQAAWLESNNLPYGQASAMAKLMAGDTAMKVSTEAVQVFGGYGYTKDYPVERFMRDAKITQIYEGTQEIQRLVISRNLTK, from the coding sequence ATGAACTTTCAACTATCTGAAGAACATGAAATGATTCGCAAAATGGTACGTGACTTTGCAGAGAAAGAAGTAGCACCAACAGCAGCAGAGCGTGACGAGAACGAAAGCTTTGACCGTGCCCTATTCGATAAAATGGCGGAACTGGGTTTAACAGGTATTCCATGGCCAGAAGAGTACGGTGGAATCGGTTCAGATTACTTAGCATACGTAATCGCAGTAGAAGAACTATCACGTGTTTGTGCTTCAACAGGCGTAACACTTTCTGCACATACCTCTTTAGCTGGATGGCCAGTATTCAAGTTCGGTACAGAAGAGCAAAAACAAAAATTCCTTCGTCCAATGGCAGAAGGCTCACAAATCGGAGCGTATTGCCTAACGGAGCCGAACTCTGGTTCGGATGCTGGTGGGATGAAAACAACTGCTAAATTAGATGGCGATGACTACGTGATCAACGGTTCGAAAATCTTCATCACCAATGGCGGAATTGCAGACATTTACATCGTGTTCGCAGTAACCGATCCAGAATCAAAACACAAAGGGACTTCTGCATTCATCGTTGAGGCTAGCACACCAGGCTTCTCCGTAGGAAAGAAAGAAAAGAAACTAGGCATTCGTTCTTCACCCACAACAGAAGTTATTTTCGACAATTGCCGCGTTCCAAAAGAAAACTTGCTTGGCGAAGAAGGCCAAGGTTTCATCATCGCTATGAAAACACTTGATGGCGGACGTAACGGGATTGCCGCGCAAGCTGTGGGGATTGCACAAGGTGCTCTCGACGCTTCTGTGAACTACGCAAAAGAACGTGTACAATTTGGAAAGCCAATCTCGGCTAACCAAGGAATTTCTTTCAAATTGGCAGATATGGCGACAGCTACTGAAGCTTCCCGTCTATTGACGTACCAAGCAGCTTGGCTCGAGTCGAATAACTTACCATACGGTCAAGCATCAGCAATGGCGAAATTAATGGCTGGCGACACGGCTATGAAAGTTTCAACAGAAGCTGTTCAAGTCTTCGGCGGTTACGGCTACACGAAAGACTACCCGGTTGAACGTTTCATGCGTGATGCGAAAATTACACAAATCTATGAAGGTACGCAAGAGATCCAACGTCTCGTGATCTCGCGTAACCTGACAAAATAA
- a CDS encoding TetR/AcrR family transcriptional regulator has protein sequence MTEGKHLVKTSVKDEQLITKRRRQMIGAGVKLFKEKGFHRTTTREIAKEAGFSIGTLYEYIRTKEDVLYLVCDSIYDEVFERIESVGAKNGTLDELVSAIRYYYSVINDMQDEFVVMYQETKSLPKEALSYVLQKEEEMTAIFRGILQSCVKSGALSLNEREIDLYAHSIFTQGQMWAYRRWALHKTYSIDEFTDLQVAFILRGLGAKAKGEL, from the coding sequence ATGACAGAGGGCAAGCACCTAGTCAAAACGTCTGTTAAAGACGAACAGTTGATTACAAAGCGCCGTCGACAAATGATTGGTGCGGGCGTCAAGCTCTTCAAAGAGAAGGGCTTTCACCGCACCACCACGCGTGAAATTGCCAAAGAAGCCGGATTTAGCATAGGCACGCTCTATGAATACATTCGCACGAAGGAAGACGTACTCTACCTTGTCTGTGACAGCATTTATGATGAAGTATTTGAACGGATTGAATCCGTTGGAGCCAAAAATGGCACATTGGATGAACTTGTTTCGGCGATTCGCTATTACTATAGCGTCATCAATGACATGCAAGATGAGTTCGTTGTCATGTATCAAGAGACAAAGTCGCTTCCAAAAGAAGCTCTTTCTTACGTGCTCCAAAAAGAAGAAGAGATGACCGCGATTTTCCGTGGGATTCTTCAGAGTTGTGTGAAGTCAGGGGCACTGTCACTAAACGAGCGAGAGATCGATTTATACGCACACTCCATTTTTACACAAGGCCAGATGTGGGCGTATCGCCGCTGGGCATTGCATAAAACGTATTCTATCGACGAATTTACAGACTTACAGGTAGCGTTTATCCTGCGGGGTCTGGGAGCAAAAGCAAAGGGGGAACTGTAA
- the icmF gene encoding fused isobutyryl-CoA mutase/GTPase IcmF — protein MAQVEVYRPTNPVRFVTASSLFDGHDASINIMRRILQASGVEVIHLGHNRSVEEVVNAAIQEDAQGIAISSYQGGHVEYFKYMKDLLAEKGAPHIRIYGGGGGVILPKEIKELHAYGISGIFSPEDGRKLGLQGMINRMIEECDEATPAEGALAQLEKVTVETPETLARLITIAEEATLTGSDEAKQLIEAAQGKSKGTPVLGITGTGGAGKSSLTDELIRRFLSELPDKRVAILSIDPTKQKTGGALLGDRIRMNAIFNKRVFMRSLATRGSRTELSGAIKDVLDVVKAAGYDLIIVETSGIGQGDAEITTISDLSMYVMTSEFGAPSQLEKIDMIDFADLIVINKFERKGSEDALRQVQKQYQRSRELWHDNLDKMPVYGTIASQFNDKGTNSLFAALLATINEKTGSEWATSYEEFAKTQKQNVIIPNDRRYYLRELTDTVRGYHAKSQQQVDFARRLFQLEGALTAVQEAGGEEAFTNSLESLIEGVKNELSAESKRILENWEALKEAYSGDEFVTKVRDKEIRTILRTESLSGLKIPKVALPKFKDYGEILRWTYAENVPGSFPYTAGVFPFKREGEDPKRQFAGEGTPERTNRRFHYLSKDDTAKRLSTAFDSVTLYGEDPDHRPDIYGKVGESGVSICTLEDMKKLYDGFDLCAPSTSVSMTINGPAPIILAMFMNTAIDQQVKKREEELGRTLTVEEFTEVREATLQVVRGTVQADILKEDQGQNTCIFSTEFALRMMGDIQQYFIDHKVRNYYSVSISGYHIAEAGANPISQLAFTLSNGFTYVEYYLSRGMNIDDFAPNLSFFFSNGLDPEYTVIGRVARRIWAVAMREKYGANERSQKLKYHVQTSGRSLHAQEIDFNDIRTTLQALMALQDNCNSLHTNAYDEAITTPTEESVRRAMAIQMIITKEHGLSKNENPLQGAFVVEELTDLVEEMVLQEFDRMNDRGGVLGAMETQYQRGKIQEESMHYEMKKHTGELPIIGVNTYLNPNPATEDDIDNMEIARASKDEKETQISNLLTFQATHADKTEAALSRLKDVAKTGGNIFEELMTTVKVASLGQITHALYEVGGQYRRNM, from the coding sequence GTGGCACAAGTAGAAGTTTACCGTCCGACCAATCCTGTCCGTTTTGTCACGGCCTCAAGTTTGTTTGATGGTCATGATGCATCGATTAACATCATGCGCCGCATTCTACAAGCAAGTGGCGTAGAAGTGATTCATTTAGGACATAACCGTTCGGTCGAAGAAGTCGTCAATGCAGCTATCCAAGAGGATGCGCAAGGAATTGCGATTTCGTCTTACCAGGGTGGACACGTTGAGTATTTCAAATATATGAAGGACCTGCTTGCTGAAAAAGGCGCACCGCATATCCGTATATACGGCGGTGGTGGCGGGGTTATCCTACCAAAAGAAATCAAGGAACTGCACGCTTACGGAATCAGTGGCATCTTCTCACCTGAGGATGGGCGCAAGCTCGGTCTCCAAGGGATGATCAACCGCATGATTGAAGAGTGTGACGAAGCGACGCCAGCAGAAGGTGCGCTAGCTCAGTTAGAAAAGGTCACTGTCGAAACGCCGGAGACACTGGCACGTCTTATCACAATCGCAGAAGAAGCTACTCTCACAGGGTCTGATGAAGCGAAACAATTGATTGAAGCTGCACAAGGCAAGTCTAAAGGTACGCCAGTTCTTGGTATCACAGGTACAGGTGGCGCTGGGAAAAGCTCGTTGACAGATGAATTGATTCGTCGCTTCTTATCCGAGCTTCCTGACAAGCGCGTAGCCATTCTATCGATTGATCCGACAAAGCAAAAAACGGGAGGCGCGTTACTAGGAGATCGTATTCGTATGAATGCCATCTTTAACAAGCGTGTGTTTATGCGTTCTTTAGCCACTCGTGGTTCTCGAACAGAACTGTCTGGTGCTATTAAAGATGTACTCGATGTTGTAAAAGCAGCAGGCTATGATTTAATTATTGTAGAAACGAGTGGAATTGGCCAAGGAGACGCAGAAATCACGACAATTTCTGACCTTTCTATGTACGTGATGACGAGTGAATTTGGGGCACCTTCGCAACTTGAAAAAATCGATATGATCGATTTCGCAGATCTGATTGTGATCAACAAGTTTGAGCGTAAGGGCTCTGAAGATGCGCTACGTCAAGTACAGAAGCAGTACCAGCGCAGTCGTGAACTATGGCATGATAATTTAGATAAGATGCCTGTTTACGGAACAATCGCAAGTCAGTTCAATGACAAAGGGACGAATTCTTTGTTTGCTGCATTGCTGGCTACGATTAATGAAAAAACAGGTTCAGAGTGGGCGACTTCGTACGAAGAATTTGCTAAAACACAAAAACAGAACGTTATTATTCCAAACGACCGCCGCTATTACTTACGTGAGTTGACGGACACGGTGCGCGGATACCACGCTAAGTCGCAGCAACAGGTGGACTTTGCACGTCGTTTGTTCCAGTTAGAAGGAGCTCTTACGGCAGTTCAAGAAGCAGGTGGGGAAGAAGCCTTTACTAATTCACTTGAATCCTTGATAGAAGGCGTAAAAAATGAGCTTTCTGCAGAATCTAAGCGCATTTTGGAGAACTGGGAAGCCTTGAAAGAAGCTTACTCAGGAGACGAGTTTGTCACAAAAGTACGGGATAAAGAAATCCGTACAATTCTTCGTACAGAGAGCTTATCTGGACTAAAAATTCCAAAAGTAGCGTTACCTAAATTTAAAGATTATGGTGAAATCTTACGCTGGACATACGCTGAAAACGTTCCAGGTTCATTCCCTTATACAGCGGGTGTGTTCCCGTTCAAACGTGAAGGAGAAGACCCGAAACGTCAATTCGCGGGTGAAGGAACTCCAGAACGTACGAATCGCCGCTTCCACTATCTATCAAAAGACGATACAGCTAAGCGTTTATCCACGGCATTTGATTCCGTGACTTTATACGGGGAAGACCCGGATCACCGACCAGACATTTACGGAAAAGTCGGAGAATCTGGCGTTAGCATCTGTACATTAGAAGACATGAAAAAACTGTATGACGGGTTTGATCTTTGTGCACCATCGACGTCTGTTTCGATGACAATCAATGGCCCAGCTCCTATCATTCTAGCGATGTTTATGAATACAGCCATTGATCAACAAGTTAAGAAGCGGGAAGAGGAACTCGGACGAACACTGACAGTTGAAGAATTCACAGAGGTTCGTGAAGCTACTCTTCAAGTGGTTCGTGGGACAGTTCAAGCAGATATTTTGAAAGAAGACCAAGGTCAAAATACATGTATCTTCTCGACTGAGTTTGCACTTCGCATGATGGGCGATATTCAGCAGTACTTCATCGACCACAAAGTACGCAACTATTACTCTGTATCGATTTCGGGCTACCATATTGCAGAAGCGGGTGCGAACCCAATTTCTCAGTTGGCGTTCACGTTATCAAATGGCTTTACGTATGTTGAATACTATTTAAGTCGAGGCATGAACATCGATGATTTTGCACCAAATCTATCGTTCTTCTTCTCAAACGGTTTAGATCCTGAATACACTGTAATCGGACGCGTAGCTCGTCGCATCTGGGCAGTCGCGATGCGCGAGAAATATGGTGCTAACGAACGTTCACAAAAACTGAAGTACCATGTCCAAACATCAGGACGCAGCTTGCATGCGCAGGAAATCGACTTCAACGATATCCGCACGACGCTTCAAGCATTGATGGCACTGCAAGACAACTGTAACTCTCTTCACACTAATGCCTATGACGAGGCAATCACGACTCCGACAGAAGAATCTGTGCGCCGCGCGATGGCCATTCAAATGATCATCACCAAAGAGCACGGTCTGTCGAAAAATGAAAATCCACTTCAAGGAGCTTTCGTGGTTGAAGAACTGACGGACCTTGTTGAAGAAATGGTGTTACAAGAATTCGATCGCATGAATGACCGCGGAGGAGTACTTGGTGCTATGGAAACACAGTACCAGCGCGGAAAGATTCAAGAAGAGTCGATGCATTACGAAATGAAGAAACACACTGGCGAATTGCCGATTATTGGTGTTAACACGTACCTCAACCCGAACCCGGCTACTGAGGACGACATCGACAACATGGAAATCGCACGTGCATCGAAAGATGAAAAAGAAACACAAATCAGTAATCTGCTTACGTTCCAAGCTACGCATGCTGATAAAACAGAGGCTGCACTCAGTCGTCTAAAAGACGTCGCCAAAACAGGTGGCAATATCTTCGAAGAGCTGATGACCACTGTTAAAGTTGCTAGCCTTGGGCAAATCACCCATGCTTTGTATGAAGTGGGCGGGCAGTACCGACGGAATATGTAA